One Betta splendens chromosome 16, fBetSpl5.4, whole genome shotgun sequence genomic window carries:
- the hjv gene encoding hemojuvelin, translating to MDARASRDAVLPWQQRVYLTLLLVQLTSSQVGASCRILRCNSDFVAATLDRGGAGAGGAGGAGEAGNAGFCSALRSYAMCTRRMARACRGDLAYHSAVQGIEDLLIQRRCPRVGPTAQPRPVPQGTLSGDTCLYESSFLSREGREPDYLHCGVFGDPHIRTFNHDFQTCAVSGAWPLIDNEYLYVQATSSAAKAGSHSTALTKITVIFKNMRQCTDQQLYQAELDNVPAAFADGTVSSGERQGRHSLTVRTQNPGRHAEIRAAHIGTVLVVHQSGRSLSLSVRSPRTIVDAFGPEQDLQLCVWGCPASQRLNLLHPPSPHPSSSTVAGAHGHCAALLPIRDVYYQACVFDLISGGDLNSSLAAVSALQDARNMLPDLDMVHLLPGTAERHRAGPDLLLTLFCMSAVLRV from the exons ATGGACGCCCGGGCGTCACGCGACGCggtgttaccatggcaacaacgCGTGTACCTGACTCTGCTGCTTGTCCAGCTGACTTCATCTCAAG TGGGAGCTTCCTGTCGGATCCTGAGGTGTAACTCGGACTTCGTGGCAGCGACGCTGGACCGGGGTGGTGCCGGTGCTGGAGGCGCAGGTGGAGCCGGGGAGGCGGGGAATGCTGGCTTCTGCAGTGCCCTGCGCTCCTACGCCATGTGCACCAGGAGGATGGCGCGGGCGTGTCGCGGTGACCTGGCCTACCACTCGGCGGTTCAGGGCATCGAGGACCTGCTGATCCAACGCCGCTGTCCCCGGGTCGGGCCCACAGCCCAGCCCCGGCCCGTCCCTCAGGGAACACTGTCAGGAGACACCTGCCTCTATGAGAGCAGCTTCCTCAGCAGAGAGGGGCGGGAGCCAGACTACCTGCACTGCGGGGTGTTCGGTGACCCGCACATTCGAACCTTCAACCATGACTTCCAGACATGCGCCGTGTCCGGGGCGTGGCCTCTCATAGACAATGAGTACCTGTACGTTCAGGCCACCAGCTCCGCGGCCAAGGCTGGGTCACACAGCACGGCTCTCACCAAG ATCACCGTCATCTTCAAGAACATGCGTCAGTGCACTGATCAGCAGCTCTACCAGGCGGAGCTCGACAACGTCCCCGCCGCCTTCGCAGATGGCACAGTGTCAAGCGGTGAACGACAGGGACGCCACAGCCTGACGGTCCGGACTCAGAATCCGGGGCGGCATGCTGAGATTCGGGCGGCTCACATCGGCACGGTGCTGGTGGTCCATCAGAGTGGCCGCTCGCTCAGCCTATCCGTACGCTCCCCGCGCACCATCGTGGACGCGTTCGGCCCGGAGCAGGACCTGCAACTGTGCGTGTGGGGCTGCCCCGCCTCCCAGAGGCTTAACCTgctccaccccccctcaccGCACCCGTCATCATCCACGGTCGCCGGTGCTCATGGGCACTGTGCCGCGCTGCTTCCCATCCGGGACGTCTACTACCAGGCCTGCGTGTTTGACCTGATCTCCGGCGGTGACCTGAACTCCAGCCTGGCTGCTGTCAGCGCACTGCAGGACGCCAGAAACATGCTCCCTGACCTGGACATGGTTCACCTGCTGCCAGGTACTGCTGAGCGGCACCGAGCTGGACCCGACCTGCTGCTGACGCTGTTTTGTATGTCAGCAGTGCTCAGAGTGTGA